One stretch of Maylandia zebra isolate NMK-2024a linkage group LG13, Mzebra_GT3a, whole genome shotgun sequence DNA includes these proteins:
- the ret gene encoding proto-oncogene tyrosine-protein kinase receptor Ret produces the protein MGSSCGFSRGNIVALFLLLLLEGATCLYFPQKEYIETVYVGQQAGTPILQVHAMRDDKTEKPHFYLCPTKTATPPHYSSWFYMNINTGTLFLNKTLEESDFAQLYQRSWSVRKLFLNAMVRSEFTNKPFCLMRKPVQITLDFVNATLPQCAQTDTKELCFPHRDTSNPHIMENRFPGALRQLQRLTRLNVCPNYTISYSVESDPPGPFAVNDNKELVVNAQLDREESECYRLLLVCNVQSETTIIKVETTLNVFVNDEDDNAPYVNGTDSADVVISYNRTKGGTFGSLYVFDRDLTPILGDNHNKYVGTWLNTDPWIKETFDIKNSFTEKKAKGIRETVHNYQLVLKRNLHVTENRTLQLDYLVNDTTYPGLEGTVLLHFNVTILPVQIHFPNVTHIFTVSRRASPYAQVGKICVENCQQFDGFSVIYRLEVPDKNMSADSQACYTAISITQSPNWKWGHLYVNDSEALRKPECQDLQYLVVAQEGNEQLEASTQIHIKIDGTAIKAGQKSQQVLSCAENRQRTDCESTRGLGATTGRCQWRQGTEKGITENYSTCSPDLQTCPDSVCDAVESKDPSICPQDCTKEPVIGGHERGLSGNGIKACYGTCYCFTERCFCEKDDIEQTLCDDMCKTVIATALLLSFIVSILLSSYFIRRYHKNSPKPPIASAEMTFRRPAQAYPISFPANNVRRGSQESIETETFKIPEDPKWEFPRKNLVLGKTLGEGEFGKVVKATAFRLKGKAGYTTVAVKMLKENASHSELRDLLSEFTLLKQVNHPHVIKMYGACSQDGPLYLIVEYAKYGSLRNFLRESRKVGPSYMSRDANRNSSYLENPDDRALTMGDLISFAWQISRGMQYLAEMKLVHRDLAARNVLVAEGRKMKISDFGLSRDVYEEDSYVKRSKGRIPVKWMAIESLFDHIYTTQSDVWSFGVLLWEIVTLGGNPYPGIAPERLFNLLKTGYRMERPENCTEEMYNLMLRCWKQEPDKRQTFADISKELEKMMVKSRDYLDLAASTPADALLYDDALSEEDTPLVDCNNAPLPRTLPSTWIENKLYGMSYPNWPETSPVLLNRHDATNPVFTRYANDSVYANWMALPSPAKAVDKLDS, from the exons ATGGGGTCAAGTTGTGGTTTCTCTCGGGGAAACATCGTCGCgctgtttctgctgctgctgctggaag GAGCGACGTGTCTGTACTTCCCTCAGAAGGAGTACATTGAGACTGTATATGTTGGGCAGCAGGCCGGGACACCCATCCTCCAGGTCCACGCTATGCGGGACGATAAAACTGAGAAGCCACACTTCTACCTGTGCCCAACAAAGACTGCCACGCCTCCACACTACAGCTCCTGGTTCTACATGAACATCAACACCGGGACACTATTCTTGAACAAAACCCTGGAGGAGAGCGACTTTGCCCAGCTAT ATCAAAGGTCGTGGTCTGTGAGAAAGTTATTCCTGAATGCCATGGTGCGATCTGAGTTCACCAACAAGCCCTTTTGCCTCATGCGGAAACCTGTGCAGATCACCTTGGACTTTGTCAATGCCACATTGCCTCAGTGTGCTCAGACAGATACGAAGGAACTCTGCTTCCCACACAGAGATACGTCCAACCCACACATCATGGAAAACAGGTTCCCAGGAGCCCTGCGGCAGCTACAGCGTCTCACCAGACTCAATGTCTGCCCAAACTACACCATCTCTTACAGTGTGGAATCAG ACCCTCCGGGACCTTTTGCTGTAAACGACAACAAAGAGCTGGTGGTAAACGCTCAGCTGGACCGCGAGGAGAGCGAATGCTACAGACTCCTGCTGGTTTGTAACGTCCAGTCAGAAACCACCATCATCAAGGTGGAAACGACGCtgaatgtttttgtcaatgatgaggatgataacGCGCCATATGTGAACGGAACAGACTCGGCAGACGTAGTCATCAGCTATAATCGGACGAAG ggtGGAACTTTTGGCTCCTTGTATGTCTTTGACAGAGATCTAACCCCGATCTTAGGCGACAACCACAATAAGTATGTGGGGACTTGGCTCAACACTGACCCATGGATAAAGGAAACATTTGACATAAAAAACtccttcactgaaaaaaaagcCAAAGGCATTCGAGAGACTGTGCACAACTACC AGCTGGTCCTGAAGAGGAACCTGCACGTGACAGAGAATCGCACCCTGCAACTCGACTACCTGGTCAATGACACCACCTATCCCGGTCTAGAGGGAACAGTGTTGCTGCACTTCAATGTCACCATCTTACCCGTCCAAATCCACTTCCCCAACGTCACACATATATTCACAGTCTCACGCAGAGCTTCTCCTTATGCACAG GTTGGCAAAATCTGTGTGGAAAACTGCCAGCAGTTCGATGGCTTCAGTGTCATATACCGACTTGAGGTGCCAGATAAGAACATGTCTGCTGACTCACAGGCCTGCTACACAGCCATAAGCATCACCCAATCCCCAAACTGGAAGTGGGGACATCTGTATGTGAATGACTCTGAGGCACTGCGCAAACCCGAGTGCCAGGACTTGCAGTACCTTGTTGTTGCTCAGGAGGGAAACGAACAGCTGGAGGCGAGCACTCAGATCCACATCAAAATAGATGGCACAG CAATCAAAGCTGGTCAGAAGAGCCAGCAGGTCCTGTCCTGTGCAGAGAACAGGCAGCGAACAGATTGTGAGTCTACCCGAGGCCTGGGGGCAACAACCGGCAGATGCCAGTGGAGGCAGGGCACTGAGAAAG GAATAACTGAAAATTATTCAACATGCTCCCCTGACCTGCAGACATGCCCAGATAGTGTTTGTGATGCAGTGGAAAGTAAAGATCCTTCAATCTGCCCGCAAGACTGCACAA AGGAGCCCGTTATTGGAGGCCATGAACGAGGCTTGAGTGGGAACGGGATTAAGGCCTGCTATGGAACCTGCTACTGCTTCACAGAAAGATGCTTCTGTGAGAAGGATGACATTGAGC AGACGCTATGTGATGACATGTGTAAGACCGTCATTGCCACAGCTCTTCTCCTCTCCTTCATCGTGTCCATCctcctgtcctcatacttcatCCGCCGATACCACAAGAACTCGCCAAAGCCCCCGATAGCATCTGCTGAGATGACTTTCCGTCGGCCAGCTCAAGCCTATCCCATTAGCTTCCCTGCCAACAATGTCCGCCGGGGCTCGCAGGAATCAATTGAGACCGAAACCTTTAAAATACCT GAGGATCCAAAGTGGGAGTTTCCTCGTAAAAACCTTGTGCTTGGCAAGACGCTGGGAGAAGGAGAGTTTGGGAAAGTTGTCAAGGCAACAGCATTCAGGCTGAAAGGAAAAGCTGGATACACCACTGTGGCTGTGAAAATGCTTAAAG AAAACGCCTCTCACAGCGAGCTGCGTGACCTGCTGTCAGAATTCACTCTGCTGAAGCAAGTCAACCACCCGCACGTCATAAAGATGTACGGAGCTTGCAGCCAGGATG GTCCATTGTATCTCATCGTCGAGTATGCCAAGTATGGGTCACTCCGTAATTTCCTTCGTGAGAGTCGGAAAGTTGGCCCGAGCTATATGAGCAGGGATGCCAACCGAAACTCAAGCTACCTGGAGAACCCAGACGACAGGGCTCTCACCATGGGTGACCTGATCTCCTTTGCCTGGCAGATTTCCAGAGGCATGCAGTACCTGGCAGAAATGAAG CTTGTCCACAGGGACCTTGCAGCACGAAATGTCCTTGTTGCTGAAGGGCGGAAGATGAAGATCTCTGACTTTGGCCTGTCCAGAGACGTGTATGAAGAGGACTCATATGTTAAAAGAAGCAAG GGCCGTATACCGGTTAAGTGGATGGCAATAGAGTCTTTGTTTGACCACATTTACACAACACAAAGTGACGT CTGGTCCTTCGGTGTGCTGCTGTGGGAGATTGTCACTCTGGGAGGAAATCCATACCCAGGTATCGCTCCCGAGCGCCTATTTAACCTCCTCAAGACTGGCTACAGGATGGAGAGACCAGAGAACTGCACGGAGGAAAT GTATAACCTCATGCTCCGATGCTGGAAGCAAGAACCGGACAAGAGGCAGACGTTTGCAGACATCAGCAAAGAACTGGAGAAGATGATGGTGAAAAGTCGG GATTACCTGGATCTGGCGGCGTCCACTCCAGCCGATGCCCTGCTGTATGACGACGCCCTCTCTGAAGAGGACACACCACTAGTGGACTGTAATAACGCCCCTCTCCCTCGAACCCTCCCCTCCACATGGATTGAAAACAAGCTCTATG GCATGTCATACCCCAACTGGCCCGAGACGAGCCCGGTACTGCTCAACAGACATGATGCCACTAATCCGGTCTTTACAAGATATGCCAATGATAGTGTTTATGCAAACTGGATGGCTTTGCCTTCACCCGCAAAAGCTGTGGACAAGCTTGATAGCTAA